The proteins below come from a single Faecalibaculum rodentium genomic window:
- a CDS encoding ATP-binding protein, with the protein MQVTQFHGSLPGYRLRQTAASFLIMIACLLCSTLAGMLFFHQGLSEDTIILLYVMGVVICTKLTHGAGYGITASFAAVLLFNYFFTIPYNSLAVDDSNYPVTFFIMGVTSLIASTITSSEKKSASTARFQAEQANAFYELTRSLRGTVTMEEAEQKIVTCFRQTFGVEVRFAPGDKPAESSVFLNGPGNGTSSRKNRFRNWVIAGKEKTYGVLSIPEQQADQLDESQLRLMDSMCQCAALGLEKTDSISRQLEIQEQVVQEHYRSDLLRSISHDLRTPLAGILGTCDMLLETEPEPARRRELIRGILQETAWLYSLVENILSLTRMEEGRLSLHCRPECAEELVEAAIRTVEIRHPDCHIGFEVPADLIMVQADGKLIVQLLVNLLENAIRHTLPDSGMDVQLKVDDKENMAVFTVRDEGCGLDPGDLPHLFEPFYTGEKNRMDRGRGTGLGLAICQSIAQAHGGWIRAQNRLDRSGAQFEVGIPLYDDGSPKQGSSLDEPGQTVMESASQ; encoded by the coding sequence ATGCAAGTGACCCAGTTCCATGGCAGTCTGCCAGGGTACCGGCTCAGGCAGACCGCTGCCAGTTTTCTGATCATGATCGCCTGCCTGTTGTGTTCCACCCTGGCAGGCATGCTGTTTTTCCATCAGGGATTGTCCGAGGATACGATCATCCTCCTGTATGTGATGGGGGTCGTGATCTGCACCAAACTGACACACGGAGCCGGATACGGCATTACGGCATCATTCGCAGCTGTACTGCTGTTCAATTATTTTTTCACCATTCCCTACAACTCGCTGGCGGTGGATGATTCCAACTATCCCGTCACGTTTTTCATCATGGGAGTCACATCCCTGATCGCAAGCACCATCACGTCCAGCGAAAAGAAAAGTGCCAGCACAGCCAGATTCCAGGCCGAGCAGGCAAATGCATTTTATGAACTCACCAGGAGCCTTCGCGGAACTGTGACCATGGAGGAAGCAGAGCAGAAAATCGTGACCTGTTTCCGGCAGACGTTCGGAGTCGAGGTCCGGTTTGCGCCGGGTGACAAACCGGCTGAAAGCTCGGTTTTTTTGAATGGCCCGGGAAACGGGACCAGTTCCCGGAAGAACCGGTTCCGGAACTGGGTCATTGCCGGCAAGGAGAAAACCTATGGCGTTCTCAGCATTCCAGAGCAGCAGGCGGATCAGCTGGACGAATCTCAGCTGCGCCTCATGGACTCCATGTGCCAGTGCGCTGCGCTGGGTCTGGAGAAAACCGACAGCATTTCCCGACAGCTGGAGATCCAGGAACAGGTGGTACAGGAACACTACCGGTCCGATCTTCTGCGTTCCATTTCCCATGATCTTCGTACCCCTCTGGCAGGCATCCTGGGAACCTGTGACATGCTTCTGGAGACCGAACCCGAACCCGCCAGGCGAAGGGAACTGATCAGAGGCATCCTGCAGGAAACTGCCTGGCTGTATTCTCTTGTGGAGAACATCCTGAGTCTGACCCGCATGGAAGAAGGACGGCTGAGTCTGCACTGCAGGCCGGAGTGCGCCGAAGAACTGGTGGAGGCAGCGATCCGCACCGTGGAGATCCGGCATCCTGACTGCCACATCGGGTTTGAGGTTCCTGCCGATCTGATCATGGTGCAGGCAGATGGCAAGCTCATCGTGCAGCTGCTGGTCAATCTTCTGGAAAACGCCATCCGGCACACACTGCCGGACAGTGGAATGGATGTGCAGCTGAAGGTGGACGACAAAGAGAACATGGCCGTCTTCACTGTCCGGGACGAAGGCTGCGGACTGGATCCCGGGGATCTGCCGCATCTTTTCGAGCCTTTTTACACCGGTGAAAAAAACCGCATGGACCGGGGAAGGGGAACAGGGCTGGGCCTTGCAATCTGCCAGTCCATTGCCCAGGCCCATGGAGGCTGGATCAGGGCCCAAAACCGCCTGGACCGATCGGGAGCGCAGTTTGAAGTCGGCATTCCTCTGTATGATGATGGCAGTCCCAAACAGGGATCCTCTCTGGACGAACCGGGTCAGACCGTAATGGAGTCTGCCAGCCAGTAA
- a CDS encoding response regulator transcription factor: MNPNHSDILVIEDDKQIQIFLKYVLEKEHYACQQAETGEQALTRLEDRPADVILLDLGLPDIDGMDLITKIRSRSDTTPILVISARDQDEEKAAALDLGADDYLTKPFSSTELLARIRTALRHCPAAGKPAGKVGGLTLDRNQHRALLGGREIHLTPLEYKLLETFFESPGKVLTTQMIIQSVYGIQYAQDTRALRTLMAGLRRKIEPDPGHPRYIMTEIGVGYRLADA; the protein is encoded by the coding sequence ATGAATCCGAATCATTCCGATATTCTGGTCATTGAAGACGACAAACAGATCCAGATCTTCCTGAAATATGTATTGGAAAAAGAACACTATGCCTGCCAGCAGGCTGAAACCGGTGAGCAGGCACTGACGAGGCTGGAAGACAGACCGGCGGATGTGATCCTTCTGGATCTGGGACTGCCGGATATTGATGGAATGGATCTCATCACAAAGATCCGGTCCCGGTCGGATACCACCCCGATTCTGGTGATTTCCGCCCGGGACCAGGATGAGGAAAAAGCCGCTGCCCTGGACCTGGGGGCGGATGACTACCTCACCAAACCGTTTTCCTCCACAGAACTGCTGGCCAGGATCCGGACGGCTCTGCGGCATTGTCCGGCAGCAGGTAAGCCGGCGGGGAAAGTCGGTGGGCTGACACTGGACCGCAATCAGCACAGGGCACTTCTTGGCGGCCGTGAGATCCACCTGACGCCTCTGGAATACAAACTGCTGGAAACCTTCTTCGAGTCCCCCGGAAAAGTGCTCACGACTCAAATGATCATTCAATCCGTCTACGGCATCCAGTATGCGCAGGATACCAGAGCCCTGCGGACGCTCATGGCCGGCCTGAGGCGAAAGATTGAGCCTGATCCTGGCCATCCGCGGTATATCATGACAGAAATTGGTGTCGGATACCGCCTGGCGGATGCCTGA